GTCCACCATCATGGAAAACCCGTGGGAATTCCTGATCGTGTCCGCCGCCTTCGTGGCATCCGTGCTCGTGATTATCTTCACCGGCAAGGACTAATCAACGCTTTTTGCAAAATCCTACGGTTAAGGTCGATGCCTACGGGTGTCGACCTTTTTTTTGCGTACATCCTTTGTAAAGATTTTTATACTTTGTTCTACATTTTTCTTACTAAAAACTTTTATGCGAAATTGCGTATCTTAAATCATCAACTTTTGCCTTTTTTGAGAGCAAAATGCGAACATTTTCTGATTTGGCATAGTCCGTTTTTAGACTAATAAATCTATTTTTAGAATGTGTATTTGGGCGTTTGCTTAACGGGTGCTTGTGTATCCGCCATTTAGTTGTATATAAAAGGAGGCTTTTGTGCCTATTAAAAAGAGTCTTGTCGCTGCGATGTTTGTCGCGATGTCTGCCGTATCCGTTATGGCGGCAGCGGGTCAGGAACAACCCACGCCTTATGACCTGATTCGTCCGGTGTGGCCCCTCACCTGGGATACGACTGTCTTTAATCATTATGACACGACGGTCACCATGAAACACAATATGGTGCCTAAGAACCGTACCCCGGCCTCTTATGTGCCGAATGCCCTTATTCCCGATACGCTGAACCAGGCGTACCTCGATGCAATCAACTATCGCATGTCGCCGATCCGTATCAACCAGGCCGGTTACTTGCCGAGCGACCCCGAAAAGCAGTTCTACTATGTGGGAACGGCGACCACTTTCGAAGTGGTCGATGTCGACGGCAATTCCTTGAGCCCAGCGGTGACGGGTACGCTCTCCAGTAGCGGTGTGCAGACTTCTTCGGACTGGACGATTATCGCCGGTACCAATGCGGCAACTAACGACCAGAAGCGTTACCAGCTCGACATCACGGGGCAGTCCGGCATTATCCAGATCGGTCATATTCCGGGCAATGTCCCGACGGACACCCGTTTGCGTATCAAGGTCGGGAACGATATCTCGAGCACCTTTATCGTGAGCGAAAAGGTGTATTCCATGGTGCGTAGCGCCGCCCTCAAGTTCTACGGCATCAACCGTAGCGGTTACGGCGATTCCTGGTTCCACCCGGCTAGCCATACCTTGGATGGTGCTGGCGAACTGGTGCAGGACCCCGAAGGTGGTTCGCTGACTTTCCTTGATATGTCGCAGGCGGGAACGCTGGAAGGTGGCTACTATGACTGCGGTGACCACCTGAAGGAATCCCAGACGCAGATGTATGCCTTTATGGTGGCGGCGGTTCTTGCTGCAACGAATCCCGACGCCGACGAAGACAACTATGCTTTTAACCATGGCGAAACGGTGAATACCGACGGTATCCCGGATATGTTGCGCGAAGCAAAGCATGGTGCAGACTTTGTGTTGCGTTCCTATGTGCGTGCAAAGGGCGTGATTGACGACATGGTGCTGTCTGTTGGTAGTTTCGGCAAGGACCATGGTTGGTGGGGCAGACCTGAAAACCAGGACAAACTCCCGACGGACGGTTCCGCTGCCGCAACGGGCCGTGGCGGTCCTACGACGCGTATCCTGAGACAAGGTGAAATCGGTGCGAATATCGGTGGCGAAACGGCTGCCGGCCTTGCGATTTTGGGCAAGATGTATGCTGAATACGACAAGCCCTTCGCGGACAGCTGCTTGATGGTTGCCGAAAAGATGTATGACTTTGCAAAGTCCCTTGCCCAGGGCAAGTCCAGTTACGACGGTGGCAAGCCTTTTGTGAACAACACCAAGGCTGCCGGTTGGTCTTCTCCGGCTTACAACGGTAACAACGAATTCTACGATGACCTTGCTCTCGCTTCTGTGGCACTTCTCTATGCGACCGGCAAGAAGGAATATGCCGACGACATGATCCGCACCCGTAACTTGGTGGCTGGCCAGGAATATATGGACGGTGCGGGCGCCTTTGCTGGCGGTTGGTTTGTGACCAACGACAAGGGCTTCCTGAAGAACGTGAAGAACACGAGCTGGGCGAATGTTTATGCCTATGCGACCTATGCTCTTTACAAGCTGATCCTGGCTGACAAGAACAAGGCCATAACCGAGTATGGACTTACCGAAACGGAATGGCTCAATGCAGTGGAAGACTGTATTACGAGCATGATCCTGAACCTGGAAGACATGTCTGGAAATGGAACGGGCTCCATTGCATTGCCGGGCATTCCCAATAACCAGGGACCGGCTTGGAAGTTGAGAGGTGCCTTGACTTACGATCCGACTTGGTACACGATGATGACGGACCAAACCTGGATTTACAACCGTTACCAGGCAGGCAACATCTTCGAAGTTCTTGCGTACGCCGATGTGGCGAAGGATATCGAAAAGCAGGGAATCGTTCTCCCGATTATGGGAACTCCTGACTGGAAGGCCGACGAAATGCATCAGCTGGGTATCAACCAGTTGAACTACATGCTGGGCGTGAACCCGTGGGACGTGTCCTTTATCTTGGGTATCGGCGACAAGAACGATGCCCACCCGCACCACCGTGCTGCAAACCCCGAAGGTAAGAATACGCCGGGTGCCGGTTACAAGTATAATCCGCCGGTGGGAGCCCTTTTCGGTGGCGTGACTCCGGGTACGACTAATTCCTGGGTTCCCGACAACAAGAGCTGGGAAGACTATCACCTGTCCGAAACCTGTATCGATGCCGCGGCTACGATTGTGAGTTCGGGCATGCTTGCCGCCGCCAAGTTTGACCGCACGGCAGCCCCGGGGGTGACGGTGGAAATCCGCCACGTGAGCATGGACTCCGCAATCGTGATGGTGAAACTCTCGACCCGTGGAACGGCAAGGCTTTATTACGGTACCGACGAGGCCTCGTTGAATACGGCGGCCTTCCCGGATGATTCCACCTCGGGCGTGCAGCACGAAATTATCCTGCGCGGCCTCCAGAACGGTACGACCTACTACTTCTATGCTGCAGGCCTGAATGCCTACAATCCGGAAAACTTTACCTTCAAGTACATGGTCGATTCCACGGAAACTCCGTTCAGCTTTACGACGCTCAATACGGTGGAAAGCGCACAGATTACGAACCCGACGGTCTGTAACATGTTTGGTGACAGCGCCGAAATCATGTGGTACACGCCGAATGGCGAATATGAATCCAAGGTGTACTGGGATACCGTTCCGCATGCGACTGCCGCCGAATACGCTTTCAATAGCGGTGCGGGCAACGCCGATGTATCGGGCATTCCGACCAAGTTCCACTATGTGAAGATTGGCGGCCTTAAGGAAAAGACGACTTACTATTACATGGTTGAAAGTAACGGCCAGTTTGCGAATACCAACGACAAGACGGGTGAACTGCTCAAGTTTACGACACCGGTGGGCTGGTACGACTTTAGCGTGCGCGCATACCAGTATGAATTTGGTGGTCTGGACTTCCTCGATTTGAATATCTACAATAACGAGGCAAGACCCTTCGACAGTTTGACCTTGCGCATGTACTTTACTGCAAAACCGGAAGAAGTTGAAAAGTGCGCGACCTTGATTGATATCGATATCTGCCAGGCCTACGATGAAGCTGGCTTTAACAAGCCTTGCGAAACGGGTGAAGAAATCCGTTACCTGATGCGCCATGCATTGCCGCAACGCCTGGATGACACTTACGATGCAGCAACGGGTAAGTATTCTTACTATTTCCCTGTTCCGCTGGGATCGACAACGATCAAGTCTTCGTCTCGCGTGCGTCTCGACTTTGGTTTCTCGTCGGGTCTTTCGAACGATGGCTATCAGACTTGCGAAACCCTGCGTCAGCTCGCCAAGAAGCGCATGACCAAGGAAACGGGAGACTGGTCCTGGGCTCCGCATGAGTTCCTGAAGGACGGTGCCGACTATGTGGGTATGCCTTTTGAAGACAAGGATTACGGCGATATCGATAACGAAATCCCCATTAACCCCTATATCGTTGTTTACCGTAAAGACGAATTCATTTGGGGCTATAGCCCCTCTTACCAGGAAATGACGCAGAAGAAGGCTCACTACGAAATGGATGTGACCCTGGACGCTCCGTTCAATGTTTCCGACGGTTCCTATGTGGAAATCGACCAGACGAGCAGCACCGTGTACGTGAAGGGTTATGCCCACGTTTCCGAGCAGGGCTACATTACCCGTATCTGGGCGAACGGTACTGAAATTGAAACGATTGTCAACAGGATTGGTGATGAAATCTTCCTGATCTCGAAGGACAGCGAAGTGATTGCTCACTACAATGTCACGAGCGGCGGCGGTGAGATTGACTCGACCGGCCTCTGGACGCTGAATATTCCTGTCAAGATGAAGATTGGTAGCAACAAGATTGACCTCACGATTTTTGCGGGCGCCAATCCGGATTGTGCCGAATGTGCCGAAAACGGCGGTTGCGCCTTTATCAACCGTACCTACTACGTGCAGTTCACTCGCGGTAACCTGACGCAGTCCTCGCTGACGATCAAGGACGAAGCCGGTAATCCGGTGGCATCTCCTGCCGATCCGGCGAATACCCGCTTCAATATCTTCTTGACCGACAAGGACAAGGCGGGAACTTCCGCTCCGATCGAAGTGCTTGTCGTCAACGGAAAGAAGCAGGATACCCTGAAGGTCAAGCTGGTGGAAGATGCCGCCAACCCGGGCTCGTTCAAGAGTTCCTCCTTGATTTCTGCAGTGTCCGTTCCGAAGGAAGGCCGTCTGGGCAATCAGATTTCCTTCTTTGCGGGCGATACGATTCAGGTAATCTACATTGACCCCGACGACGAAGAAGATATTTCGAAGCAGAGCTTCTTTGCGGAATCCAAGTACCCCGAACCGCAGAAGGTTCTGGCTCAGGATACCGACTGCGACAATGTCGCCGACAAGCTTCTCGTTGAATTCACGAACGAACTGGATGCGGATTACAGCTTCGACAGTATCCGCGTGTTCCTGCCGGGCATGTCCGATACGGCTACCCTTAAGGTGGATCAGGCCGCGGCGCTGAACCAGTCGGTGGTGACGCTTGACCTGCCTGCCTCGCTTGGAATCCAGGCGACTGCATCTCCGTCGGGAACGGCGACGGTTTACCTGAAGGCCGAAGGGGCGACGAACGCCGAACGCGTGGCGATTGGCGACGGCATCCTTCCGCAGCTCTTGAGCGTGACGATTCTTGAAAACCCGAATCATGAATCCGAACAGGATACCTTGATGGTCGCCTTCACCGAACCGGTGCTGCTTTCTTCGCTGAACAACTGGTTCCTGCAAGTGGTCGGCGTGACGGGTGCCGCAATCAATGTGGTGGGCAAGGCGACGACCAGTAACGATGGCAAGAGCTGGCTCTATGTGATTACGGGCAATACCGACGGACAGATGCTGCCGGTTGGCGGTACGGTGGTCGTGCAGCCGAATTCCGTTTCGGACAAGACGCTGAACCTGCTCGATCCTGCGAATACCTGCAATACGGTGAAGATCGTGGAAACTCCGAAGCCGGTGCCGGTGACGCTTGCCGAAATGCGTGACTTCGAAGGTGACGGTTATCCCGATGAACTGTACATGAAGTTCGCGAAGAAACTCCGCGACAAGGACATGCTTGACAGCTTCGTGGTGGAATGGGGCCTGAAGGGCGAAGTTCTTAGTTTCTTGCCCGAAAGCTGGACGCATACATTGGAATTTGGCGAACATGCCGAAAGCGTTTTGGCCGAGGATTCTTCGGTCGTTACGGTGATGGTCCCCGATACCGTCTCGATTATCACGATCAAGATGACTCCCTCGAACACCTTTGCGAAGGGCTCTACGGTTGGTCCTTACGACGGTTACGGACATGTGACTCCGCGTCTTGGCCCCGAAGGCGGCTTCTTCGACAAGTATTACCCTGTGGTCGACAAGTGTCCTCCGATTATCCTGTCTGCGCTGTGGCAGGGCTACGACGTGGGTGATGACGCCCAGGGCTCCAAGGACTACGTGACCCTCACGTTCTCGGAACCGCTGGATACGATGCCGGGTCACCCCTATGTGGTGGAACGCAACCGTGAAGGAAAGAAGGGAACGTTCTTCAGTCCTCTGCAGAATCCGAACCTCTCGCTCAGCTATTCTTCTCGCTCGACGTCGGCACGCCTTGGTTTCAGGCACAAGTATGACGAAGCGATTTGGATCGCAGACTCGGTGCGTCTGATTTCGGATGCCGAAATGAGCTACTTCAAGGATCTCGCCGGACAGTATGCGGGTGATCAGAATCCGTGGGTGCCGGTAACCGGATCCGTGTCCAAGATCAAGTTCACGATCTCGACTCCGGAAGGCGTTGCCAAGGGTCGTAAGCTCGATGAAGTCTACTATGGAGGCTCCCCGCTGCTTGCTAACGAAAACTTCCGCTTGACCGGAATCAACAAGAACGGTGAAACGGTCGTGATCGCGGCTGGCCAGCATAAGCTGCACGATGTCTTCAGTGCTCCGATCAAGGATTACAAGCATGCCGGTCCTGTATTCATGATCGAGGTGGCTCTGCCCGATGTGCGCGACAGTACGGACCTGGGCGAAGCGAAGCGCAATTACGACATCAAGCTCGAACTGGATATCTTCAGCAATATGGGCGCCTACGTGAACAACATGAGCTACAGGTTCACCTCGGCGGCCGTGATGGACTTCATTTCGGCAAGCAGCACCTTGACCTTGTATCTGGAATGGTGCGCCCCGGAAGACTACCCGGCCAGCGCCGATGGCAAGAAGATCGGAACCGGTCCTTACATCGCGAAGTTCAATACCGAAGCGAAGAGCCCCTACCTGGCCTCGACCGAAGAAAGTGCTGACGGCGCGACCAAGTACAGGACCGAAACGCTCAAGGATAACGATACGTTTACCAAGACGTTCGGCTTCAGAAGAGCGAAGAAGTAAGATTCCGAAAGTCGCGACGATATAAAGTTGAGTGGTATGATGAAGTTCTTGAAGTTTGTTCTGTTCCTCGCCTTGTTCGCCGCGGACTTTGCCCTGGCGGACGGGCTCCCTAATTTGGATCGCACCGACAAGGTGCATAGCCGTCGCTATCTGGACTCGCTGAACGCCTTCGCGAGGCGTCCGATTCGCCTGAACCAGAGCGGCTATAGACCTCAGGACTACAAGTACGCCTATGTGGCGGACCCTGCGGATACCAAGTTCAGAGTCATTGACGCGAATAGCGGCGCCGAGGCATGGAGCGGCTCCTTGAGCCTTATCAGCAATAGTGTCATTAAACCGAATATCTGGATTAATGGTGCTTTCAACTCCCTGGAAAGCGTCTACGAGTTTGGAAAGCAGGATTCCATCAGCACCGAGAGGGAAGCGCTTTACCGTGCCGATTTTACGGGACTCTCGCCGGCGATTCCGGGTGAATATTTTGTCGTGGTCGGAAACGACACCTCGGCCACGTTCCATATCCATCCTTCCGTCTTTAATGCGATTCTCGAAAAGTCGCTGATGTTCTTTGGCATCCAGCGTTGCGGTGACACGCATTCGCATTTCCACGGGGCCTGCCATTTGAAGGACGGTTCTGCAGAGGGCTTTGACCTTACGGGTGGTTGGCATGACTGCGGTGACCATTTCAAGGTCTCCGAAACTTTGGGCTATGCGGCGTTCGTTTTGTCGATGGTTTACCTGACGTACCAGGACAAGGCCGAAGACCGTTACGGCAATTCGTATGCCGATACGGTGTTCACCGACGGTATTCCGGACGTGCTTTACGAGGCGAAGATCGGAACGGACTATTTGCTCAAGCTTTACAGGGCATCCAAGGCGAAAGGCCTGATTGAAAAGGGCGATATGTTCCATTCGGTGGGCGTGGGCGATGGTGACCACCGATACTGGGATTTGCCGGAACGCCAGGATGCGCAGTCTCCGGAACAGGGTGGCCCTGACCGTCCTGTCGACACCTCGATTGGAGCCAATACGGCGGGTATTTTTGTGGCGGCCATGGCGAATGTGGCCGTGGGTTACAAGGTGTATGACCCTGCCTATTCCGATTCCTTGATCGAGGCCGCCAAGGATATTTACAAGAACGTGTTGATGCCTGCCTTTTACGAGCAACGCAATACGGGTGGTGGCGCCTATAATCAGTTCTACACGGGTGGTGGTCCGCTGTATGACGACGGTGCCGCCGCAGCCCTTGCCCTGTGGTATGCGACCAAGGATACGACGTATCAGTACGACTTGTACAAGAACACCAATATTTTTAATAACGCCTCGAATTACCATTATAACTTGGATTATTTTAAGGCCGGTTTCCTTGGCAATCCGAGTGGCTTTACTCCGGGTGGCTGGGCGGCCGACTACCAGAACATCCATTCGTTCGTCCTGTTTGCTCTGCAGAAAATGATTCTGAATGACGAGACGGTGGCTGCTTCTTATGGGCTTTCTGCGGCGGAACGCGATACCCTTTCGAAGCGTACGATGGCGACCTTCAGGAAGGTTATCGACAACAGCACGAACGACGGTGACTCCCTGGTGCTTGAAAATCCGGCGACGCAGGGCGAGCCGCACGAGGGGTCCACCAAGCTGCACGTGATTCGCCCGTATAACCTGGTGTGGACGAGTTTTGACTGGGGCGTGATGCGTTACAACCTGGGAACGGCAGTCTCGATTTTCTTGATGTATGAACTGACGGGCGACGAACGCTATTTGCGTGTGGCACTCGACAATATGTACTTTATCTTGGGTGCGAATCCCTGGGATATTTCCTTCTTGATGGGGACGGGCGACAAGAACCCGCAGCATCCGCATAACCGTGCGTCTAACCCCGATGGCTATAATGCTGGCGGTATGCCTTACAAGTATAAGTGCCCGGTGGGCGCCTTGATGGGTGCCCGCGAACCGACCAAGACTTTGATTGAAGACTGGAGCAAGTACACCTCGACGGAAACCTGTATCGACTTTACGGCACAGTTCCTTTTCCCGGCGCAGAGCCTTGCCCAGACACTTCCGATCGACGCCGAAGGCCCCCTGTTCAGCAACATTATGGGGACGCCCATTACCGATACGTCGGCTATCGTGAGCTGGGATGCAAACGAAGTGGCGTTGGTGACGGTGTTCTACAATACGACGCCCGATGTGGTGGGGGCAAAGTCGGTACAGCAGGAAAAAGCTTCCAAGGGTGGTAATGTCGTTCTGCCTGGACTTGAAATGGGTCAGACCTACTATTTCTTCCTGGAAGGCATGGACACCAAGCGCAATATGACGACCGACGACAATCACGGACAGTGGTATCAGTTTACCATGGTGCCCGCCACGACAAATATCAGCGGCGTGACGATTTGCCAGGTCGATAACCGTAGCGCCAAGATTTATTGGTGGTCGAGTGACCGTATGAACGGTGTCGTCAATTACGGAACTTCGATGAGCGCATTG
This genomic stretch from Fibrobacter sp. UWH4 harbors:
- a CDS encoding glycoside hydrolase family 9 protein, which produces MPIKKSLVAAMFVAMSAVSVMAAAGQEQPTPYDLIRPVWPLTWDTTVFNHYDTTVTMKHNMVPKNRTPASYVPNALIPDTLNQAYLDAINYRMSPIRINQAGYLPSDPEKQFYYVGTATTFEVVDVDGNSLSPAVTGTLSSSGVQTSSDWTIIAGTNAATNDQKRYQLDITGQSGIIQIGHIPGNVPTDTRLRIKVGNDISSTFIVSEKVYSMVRSAALKFYGINRSGYGDSWFHPASHTLDGAGELVQDPEGGSLTFLDMSQAGTLEGGYYDCGDHLKESQTQMYAFMVAAVLAATNPDADEDNYAFNHGETVNTDGIPDMLREAKHGADFVLRSYVRAKGVIDDMVLSVGSFGKDHGWWGRPENQDKLPTDGSAAATGRGGPTTRILRQGEIGANIGGETAAGLAILGKMYAEYDKPFADSCLMVAEKMYDFAKSLAQGKSSYDGGKPFVNNTKAAGWSSPAYNGNNEFYDDLALASVALLYATGKKEYADDMIRTRNLVAGQEYMDGAGAFAGGWFVTNDKGFLKNVKNTSWANVYAYATYALYKLILADKNKAITEYGLTETEWLNAVEDCITSMILNLEDMSGNGTGSIALPGIPNNQGPAWKLRGALTYDPTWYTMMTDQTWIYNRYQAGNIFEVLAYADVAKDIEKQGIVLPIMGTPDWKADEMHQLGINQLNYMLGVNPWDVSFILGIGDKNDAHPHHRAANPEGKNTPGAGYKYNPPVGALFGGVTPGTTNSWVPDNKSWEDYHLSETCIDAAATIVSSGMLAAAKFDRTAAPGVTVEIRHVSMDSAIVMVKLSTRGTARLYYGTDEASLNTAAFPDDSTSGVQHEIILRGLQNGTTYYFYAAGLNAYNPENFTFKYMVDSTETPFSFTTLNTVESAQITNPTVCNMFGDSAEIMWYTPNGEYESKVYWDTVPHATAAEYAFNSGAGNADVSGIPTKFHYVKIGGLKEKTTYYYMVESNGQFANTNDKTGELLKFTTPVGWYDFSVRAYQYEFGGLDFLDLNIYNNEARPFDSLTLRMYFTAKPEEVEKCATLIDIDICQAYDEAGFNKPCETGEEIRYLMRHALPQRLDDTYDAATGKYSYYFPVPLGSTTIKSSSRVRLDFGFSSGLSNDGYQTCETLRQLAKKRMTKETGDWSWAPHEFLKDGADYVGMPFEDKDYGDIDNEIPINPYIVVYRKDEFIWGYSPSYQEMTQKKAHYEMDVTLDAPFNVSDGSYVEIDQTSSTVYVKGYAHVSEQGYITRIWANGTEIETIVNRIGDEIFLISKDSEVIAHYNVTSGGGEIDSTGLWTLNIPVKMKIGSNKIDLTIFAGANPDCAECAENGGCAFINRTYYVQFTRGNLTQSSLTIKDEAGNPVASPADPANTRFNIFLTDKDKAGTSAPIEVLVVNGKKQDTLKVKLVEDAANPGSFKSSSLISAVSVPKEGRLGNQISFFAGDTIQVIYIDPDDEEDISKQSFFAESKYPEPQKVLAQDTDCDNVADKLLVEFTNELDADYSFDSIRVFLPGMSDTATLKVDQAAALNQSVVTLDLPASLGIQATASPSGTATVYLKAEGATNAERVAIGDGILPQLLSVTILENPNHESEQDTLMVAFTEPVLLSSLNNWFLQVVGVTGAAINVVGKATTSNDGKSWLYVITGNTDGQMLPVGGTVVVQPNSVSDKTLNLLDPANTCNTVKIVETPKPVPVTLAEMRDFEGDGYPDELYMKFAKKLRDKDMLDSFVVEWGLKGEVLSFLPESWTHTLEFGEHAESVLAEDSSVVTVMVPDTVSIITIKMTPSNTFAKGSTVGPYDGYGHVTPRLGPEGGFFDKYYPVVDKCPPIILSALWQGYDVGDDAQGSKDYVTLTFSEPLDTMPGHPYVVERNREGKKGTFFSPLQNPNLSLSYSSRSTSARLGFRHKYDEAIWIADSVRLISDAEMSYFKDLAGQYAGDQNPWVPVTGSVSKIKFTISTPEGVAKGRKLDEVYYGGSPLLANENFRLTGINKNGETVVIAAGQHKLHDVFSAPIKDYKHAGPVFMIEVALPDVRDSTDLGEAKRNYDIKLELDIFSNMGAYVNNMSYRFTSAAVMDFISASSTLTLYLEWCAPEDYPASADGKKIGTGPYIAKFNTEAKSPYLASTEESADGATKYRTETLKDNDTFTKTFGFRRAKK